The following is a genomic window from Geoalkalibacter halelectricus.
CATCGGCAACGACCCGGCCGGCCTGAGCCTTCTGGAGAAGGTCGCCCAAGCCGGTGAGTGCGGATCCGCCACCACCGCGGCGGCCCTGACCTCCCAGGCCAACATGAGAAATTTCGTCGAAAGCGTCTTTTTGACCCCCAGGACCGCAGCTCCGGCACCCGCCCCGGCTCCGGCAGCTCCGGCACCCGCGCCGCGCGTTGAGTTAACGCTTTACATTCACTTCGACTTCGACAGCGCCGCCATTCGCCCCGAGCATCAGAGCGAGTTGCAGAAAGCCGCGGATTTCCTGAGAAACAATCCGCAGATCCCGCAGATCATCCTGGCCGGTCACACCTGTCACATCGGCCCCGAAGCCTACAACCAGGGACTCTCCGAGCGGCGCGCCAATGCGGTACGCAAAGCCCTCACCGAGCAATACGGCATCGACGGCAGGCGCCTGGTCGCGCGTGGCTACGGTGAAACCCAGCCCATCGCCGACAACAACACCCGCGAGGGCCGCGAGAAAAACCGCCGCGTCGAACTGCAAACCCCCTGAGATCGCTTCTGGCAATCCTTTAATAACTCCTCAAACAGCAAGGGCCGGATTTCCTATCCGGCCCTTTTTTTATCCACCGCGTTTTTGCACCACCCACAGGCACGGCGCCCTGGAGCTATTTACCACGCGCAGTTCCAGAATTTCGAACCCCTCGCCATCCAGGTCTTGAAGATACTCCGCAACTGCAGCCGTTTCAGCGACACCCCCCGCATGGCCGGGATAGGCCGTAACGGCCAAGCGTCCGGCCGGTGCGAGAATTCGCAAGCTTTGTTCCAAGGCCGACAAAGTGGTCGGCGTCGCCGTCGCAACCCGATGATCGCCGCCGGGCAGATAGCCCAGGTTGGCCATGATGGCGCAGGGCGCCTCACGGACATAGTGCGAAAGGCATTCATGACCGTCGGCGATCAAATGCACGCCCATCGTCGCGCTCGGCAGCATACCTTTGGCGCAGACATGCACGGGCGCCCCGGCCTTTTCCAGTCGCACCCGGCTCGCCAGCAGAGCATCTTCCTGGACGTCGAAGGCCAGAACCCGCCCGTTCGGTGCCACCCCTTGCCAGAGAAACTGGCTGTCATGACCGTTGCCCGCGGTCAGATCCACCACCAGAGCGCCCGGCCTCAGCACTTCGGCCACCAACCGATGCGCCCACTGGGTAAGACGGCTAAAAGACGCCCTGGCGTCAGAAGTCTCAATAGTCATAAGGCTTAGAGTTTCGTCGCCTGAATGTGCATCCAATCATAGTTTTTGCTTCGCCCCAGGCTGGTCCATCCTTCCTCTTCCCAAAACCGCCACCAGGCGTCGTACTCAGGGCGGGCAAAAACCGCGCGGTCGCGCCCCCACCTCAGTTGGTTGCGCTCCGGATCGTAATCCAGGGCAATTCCCCAGGAATGCATGGACCATTGGCTGCCGCCGCGCATTTTGCGCACGTTGAGACAGCCACCCCAGCGATCCAGGTGTAATTCCCTGATCCCATCCAGGCCATAATGATCGCGCACTTTGTGCAAAACCCGCGCAAGGCTGTCATGAACCTTGGCGTTGCAGGAGATGGCGTTGACACTGGTGCGCAGATCCCAGGCCAGGCGATGAGGGTAAGGCAGGGAAAGCCTCACCTGATTGCCGCCGGTGGGTCCGAAAAATTCCATCAGATCCGCTTCGCGCTGCTTCGGCCAGTGGTTGGGATTAATGTCGAGGGGCACCTCGTCGCGCCACAATCGGGGCGGTTCTCCATTTTCAAGCATAAAAGCCAGGGTGTCGGCCGCATAATCGGTCTGCGGCCCCCAAAATCCATCGATTTTTCCAACCTCGATCGCGCGGGCCTTGCATTGCAATTGCACAAAGGCCACCGCCTTCCTGCGACTGCTCCAGGCCTGCCAATCCTGCGGCAGACCGCTTGGATCCCGCGCCAGGGCCTTATCCACCTCAACATAGGTCTGGGGACCGAGTTTTCCGTCGATGGGTCCCGGGGCAAACCCCTCATCGACCAGAAGTTGCTGCATCAGTCGCACTGCCGCTGCTCTCATGATCGCACCTCCACCATTGTGGGTTCTATCTGCAAAAAAAATATCACCGGGCAGCGAAATAACAATCAGACCGGACCCGTGCAGAAGAAAGACCTAGGAGTCTGTCGGACTATCCGGGCCGAAGCGAAAATTTGGATGTTTGAGTCCGGATTTTGGCTCCTTTGTGAGTGCATAGCCGTAGCTACGTGCCGAAAAGGAGCCGGAATCCGGGCCAAACAGCCGGATTTGCAGCCGGCTCATGGATAGTCCGACAGCCTCCTAGGCTCTTGCCTGATCGGAGGTCAGGGATTCAGGTGATAGAATGGAGAGAAAGGAGATTGAACCATGGGAGCAGAAATGGGCGGTATTCTCGGGTTGGTGATCCTGATCCTCGTCGTCTACGCCATTTTCAACGTGGTCCTCAGCACCGCCGGCCCGTGGACCAAGGTCGCCTGGGTGCTGGCCCTGATCCTGATTCCGGGATTGGGTGTGCTGGTGTGGCTGGTTCTGGGACCGCGCCGCACCCGCGCCTGATTCAGGTCATTCCCGCGCGGTACCCTTTTCCCCCGCGCGCGTTCCCAGCGGCAGCGCATGCACGCGCCCGAGAAGGGTTTTCAGCTCACGGATTTCCCCGCGCAACCGAGCGATGTCGCCGTGCAGGCTGGATTCCGAATGCTGGGTAATTTCCTCGATCTTCACGATCTGCTCTTTCTGCGCACTTTCACTCTGCACCTGAATGGCGTTGACGATCACGGCGATAAACAGGTTGAGCATGGTGAAGGTCATGGTCATGATGAAGGGGATGAAAAACACCCAGGCATAGGGATAGACCTCGAGCACCGGGCGCACGATGCCCATGGACCAGCTCTCCAGGGTCATGACCTGAAACAGGGTGTACATGGAGGCGCCGATACTGCCGAACCATTCCGGGAAGGATGCGGCGAACAGGTTGGTGGCGATGACCGCCGCCACGTAAAAAATCAGCATCAGCAGCAGGCAGATGGAACTGAGCCCGGGGATGGCCGAGAGCAGCGCACGCACGATGGAGCGCATCTGCGGCGCCGCCGAAACCAGGCGCAGCACCCGCAGGACGCGCAGACTGCGCAGCACCGCGAAGGCGCCCGCGGCAGGAAGCAGCGCAATCCCCACGACGATAAAATCAAAGACCCGCCAGGGATCACGAAAAAAGCGCGGCCCCATGGCGACCAGAAACAAGCCGATCTCGACAACGAAGATTCCCAGACAGATCCGGTCGAGAAACCTCAGGGTCTCACCGAAGGAGGCCATGGCCCGCGGCTCGGTTTCCAACCCCAGTACGATGCCGTTGAGAATGATGACGGCGATGATGAAGCGCTGCACCCGACGCGATTCAAGTTTGGCCTGAAGCCGGGCGCGCCAGTCCCTGCCCGAGGAAAAGACTGCTTCCATAGACGTGTAGCCTCGCTCCTACCCTGCCGCGCTCTGCCGTGGGCGCCCCAGAGCGGCGCGTACCCGCCGGGTAATGCCGGGGGCGTCGATGTCGTGGCGGGCGCGCAGTTCTTTCTGGGTGCCCTGATCGACAAAGACATCGGGGAGGCCCACGCGCAGGACGCGCGCCTCGACGGCGGTTTCTTCGAAAAGTTCCAGCACGGCGGAACCAAAGCCACCCTGCAAAACGTTTTCCTCGCAGGTGACGACGAAACCGGTGCGCTGCGCTTCGGCCAGCAGCAGGGTACGGTCGAGAGGCTTAAGAAAGCAGGCATCGACCACCGCCATCTCAATGCCTTCCTTGGTCAACTCCTCGGCGGCCTCCAGCGCTTCGCCAACCATGGTGCCCAGGGCGAAGAACACCCCGTCCTTGCCCTCACGCAGCTTTTCCCCCTGGCCGATGGGGGCCGGGGAAATCTCTTCGGGCAGTTTGAGGCCCTGGGATTCACCGCGCGGATAGCGAAAGGCGAACGGCCCCCCATGAGCCAGGCCGGTGGCCAGGGCGCGACATAGTTGCACCTCGTCGCGCGGCACCATGAAGGTGAGATTGGGAATGTGGCGCAGATAGGAGTAGTCGAACACCCCGTGATGGGTGGGGCCGTCGGCGCCGACCAGGCCGCCGCGATCCATGGCGAAGATCACGGGCAGATTCTGCAGGCAGACGTCATGCAGCACGTTATCGTAGGCACGCTGCAAAAAGGTCGAGTAGATGGCCACCACGGGACGCTGGCCGTGGCAGGCGAGCCCGGCAGCGAAGGTCACGGCGTGCTGCTCGGCGATGCCGACATCGTAGAAGCGCTCGGGAAGGCGTTTGGCGAAATCCTGCAGACCGGTGCCTTCGATCATGGCGGCGGTGATGGCGATCAGGCGCGAATCCGCCTCGGCCATCTCGACCAGGGTGCGGCCGAAGATGGAGGTGTAGCTGGGCGGAGCACCGGGGGGCTTGTGCACCTCGCCGCTGGCGGCGTCGAAGGGCCCGACCCCGTGAAACAGTGACGGATTGGCCTCGGCCGGGGCATAGCCCTTGCCCTTGCGCGTCACCACATGCACCAGGGACGGCCCCTTGAGGCGCGAAACGTTGGTGAGGGTCTCTTCGAGTTCAGTGAGATTGTGCCCGTCGATGGGACCGACGTAGTCAAAGCCGAACGCCTCGAAGAGCATGCCGGGGGTGAGAAACCCCTTCAAGGAATCCTCGGCGCGGCGCGCCAAGTTGACCAATTCACGACCGAAGCCGGGCAGATGGGTGAGCAGGTTCTGCGTTTCCTTTTTGAAGCGTACGAACAGATCGGAAGTCATCTTGCGGCTGAGAAAGGAGGAAATCGCTCCGACATTGGGCGAGATGGACATCTCGTTGTCGTTGAGCACGACGATGAGATCCTTTTTCAGATGACCGGCCTGGTTGAGTCCTTCAAAGGCCAGCCCGCCGGTCAGCGAGCCGTCGCCAATGACCGCGACGACCTTTTCATCGCCACCCATGGCGTCGCGGGCACAGGCCAGCCCCAGGGCCGCGGAAATGGAGGTGCTGGCGTGCCCGACGTCAAAGCAATCGAATTCGCTTTCCTCGCGCTTGGGAAAGCCGCTCAGGCCGTCGGCCTGACGCAGGGAACAGAAACGCTCACGGCGGCCGGTGAGCAGCTTGTGGGTGTAAGCCTGATGGCCGACATCCCAGACGATGCGGTCGCGCGGTGTATCGAACACCCGATGCAGGGCCAGGGTCAGTTCCACCACACCGAGGTTGCTGGCGAGGTGGCCGCCGGTCACGGCCACGGTATCGACCAACTCCCTGCGGATATCCGCCGCCAGCTCCTCGAGTTCGGCGGGGTTGAGGTTTCTGATCTGGGCGGGCGATGTCAGAGTGTCAAGAAGACTCATGTGATGCCTCTTTTTGAAACGGGGTGAACCTTGTGTTCGCCCTGAATTTTACGAATCCTGTGTTCGCCAAGGGCGATGACAAGCATCGCCTCAGCATCAGGATGACCGCTCGATGATGAAGCGGGCAATGGCGCGCAGGGGCTCGGCCGGTCCCCCCAGGGGCGCGATGGCGTCCAGGGCCAGATCCTTAAGTTCGCGAGCGCGATCGCGGCTGGCCTCAAGCCCAATGAGGGCCGGATAGGTGGCCTTGCCACGCACCGCATCGCTGCCGGCGGTCTTGCCCAGGGTTTGGCTGTCACTGACCAGGTTGAGAATGTCGTCGGCGACCTGAAAGGCCAGTCCCGCGGCGCTGCCGTAGCGGGTCAGGGCGGCAAAAGCCTGCTCGTCGGCACCCCCGAGAAGCGCGCCGCACTGCACCGAGGCGAGCATCAGCGCTCCGGTCTTGCGCGTATGAATGTATTCCACCGTGGGAAAATCGATGTCCTTGCCCTCGGATTCCATATCCACCACCTGACCGCCGACCATGCCGGTCGAGCCGGCGCAACGGGCGATGATGTTGCTCACCCGCAGCAGGGTTTCCGCCGGCACCTCGCGATTGAGCGCGCGGTCGCAGAGCAGCTCGAAGGCTTCAGTGAGTAGCGCATCGCCGGCGAGAATGGCGGTCGCCTCGCCATAGACCTTGTGGTTGGTGGGACGCCCGCGCCGGAAGTCGTCGTCATCCATGGCGGGAAGATCGTCGTGAATGAGCGAATAGGTATGGATCATCTCCAGGGCGCAGGCCGCCGGCAGGGCCAGCTCTTCGCGGCCGCCGACGGCACGACAGGCGGCCAGCACCAGAATGGGACGAATGCGCTTGCCGCCGGCCATGACCGAGTAGCGCATGGCCTGATGCAGTTTTTCCGGCAGGGTATCGGCGCCGGGTAAATAACGATCGAGGGCGGCATCGACCAGGGCGGCCTGGTCCTTGAGGTAGATTTTGAGATCCAAGTGTCCTCCCGGTTGGTTATTTGTCATTGGTCATTGGTCACTGGTCGGAGTCGGCGGGGTTCCCTGCGGCGTTGCGGGTCCTCACTCGTCTTCCGGCATTGCCTTGAGGGTGAGGTTGCCGTCCTTGTCCTTGAGGAGCAGTTCGACGCGGGATTCGACGTCCTGCAGGGCCTTGCGGCATAGCTGGGCGTTGCGCACCCCGCTTTCAAAGCAGCTCAGGGCTTCTTCGAGAGGCAGGTCGCCGCTCTCCAGACGCTCCACGGACTCTTCGAGTTTTTTCAGGGCTTCTTCAAATGCGGTTTTGCTCATTATGCCAGTCCTTTGAGATGGCGCCGGGCGATTTGCGATTATCGCAATCGGGCGGAAACAGGGTCAAGAACTTTCACCAGGAGGCTGTCGGACTATCCGGGCCAAACAGCCGGATTTGCAGCCGGCTCATGGATAGTCCGACTGCCTCCCAGGCAAAAGCTCCAGCAGGACCAGGGGGTCGATGCGCTGGTTCTGCAGGCGCACGCCCCAGTGCAGGTGCGGACCGGTGCTGCGCCCGGTACTGCCGACGCGGCCGAGCAGGCTTCCAGCTTCGAGCAGATCGCCCTCGGCGCAGGAAATTTGCTCGAGATGGGCGTAGAGGCTGTAAAGACCGCCGCCGTGGTCAAGGACCACGGTCTTGCCGGTAAAAAAGAAATCGTCGGCCATCACCACCCGGCCGCGTGCAGCGGCGCGCACCGACGTGCCGCGCGGGCTGCGAAAATCAACGCCGGAATGGGGGGCACGCGGCTGGTCGTTGAGAATGCGGCGCACACCGAAGGGGCTGCCGGTGGGATCATCGACGGGGCGCACGAATTCCTGCCAGAGCACCGGCAGGCTGGTGTGGGCAAACACCTGGTTGAAGCGCTGCCGCTCGCGCTCGATGCGTTCCAGTACCTCGGGTTCATGGGGCGTAACTTGGCTGGGTGGCAAGGTCAGACGCTGCACGGCGCGGTCCAGGTGACGCACTTCGAGGTGCAGCAGGTGGGTCCGGATTTTCCCGTCGGGCATCTTCAGGCTCAGATCGACGGGATAGGTGCCGGCGGGCAGATCGAGGTCGGCCGCCAAAAGGGCCACAGCCCCAAATGAGCGCGGCGCCAGGGGAAAGACCTGCTCGGCAAAATGTGCCACCCCGGATACCGGTTGCGGCCCCTCCCACACCAGCAGGGCCGCGCCGCCGTTGTCGATGACCTGCGGTCGCAGGCTCCATTGTCCGGCGGCGGCGCCGGTCGCCAAAACCACGATCAGCAATCCGGCAAGAATCAGCCTGTTCATTCTTCAACCTCCGTGAGTTTGGCCCTGAGACGCCCCTGTGCGAGACGGATGCTGACCTCGTCACCGATTTGCACCTGGGCAGCACGGCGCACGGCGCTGCCGTCCCTGTCCCGGAACACAATGGCGTAGCCGCGCGCCAGGACCGCTAAAGGGGAAAGCGCGTCCAGGCGCGCAGCAGCGGCGGCGAGCCGCTCGCGGCGCTGCCGCAGGGCCAGATCAAAGGCGCGCTGCAAGCGCTTTTCCAGGAGTTGCTCGTGATCGCGCCACTGCTTGAGCTGCTGCGCGGGGGAGCGCAGGCGGCGTTCCAATCCCTGCACGCGCTCGTTGAGAAATGCCATCCGTGCGCGCATCTGCGCGGCGAGGCGCAGACACAGGTGGTCGAGATGCCCTTCGAGTTCCAGCCGGCTTTTGGCCACCATCTCCGCGGCCGCGCTGGGGGTGGGAGCACGCAGATCTGCCGCGAAATCGGCGATGGTGACGTCCGTTTCATGGCCCACGGCGGAAATCACCGGAATGCCCGAGCCGGCAACGGCACGCGCTACGATCTCTTCGTTAAAGGCCCAGAGATCCTCGAGGCTGCCGCCACCGCGCCCGACGATGAGGACATCGGCCTCGCCGTGTCGATTGAACTCGTCGATGGCGGCGGCGATATCCGCGGCGGCCGACGCGCCTTGGACCAGGGCGGGGCGCAGCACTAGGCGCACCCCGGCACCGCGCCGCCGCAGCACATTGAGGATATCGTGAATAGCCGCGCCACTGGCCGAAGTCACCACCCCGACACAGCGGGGAAAGGTCGGCAGGGGCCGCTTGCGGGCGGCGTCGAACAAACCTTCCTCGGCCAGGCGCGCCTTGAGTTGCTCAAAGGCCAACTGCAAGCCGCCCACGCCCTTGGGCTCCATGGCCTCGACCACCAGTTGCAGCTCCCCGCGCGGCTCGTAAAGACTGATGCGCCCGGCGCAGACCACCTGCATGCCGTCCTCGGGAATAAAGGGCAGCAGGCGGTTCTGGGCGCGAAACATCACGCCACGCATCTGGGCGCGCGCATCCTTGAGGGAAAAATAATAGTGTCCGGAGGCGGGTCGGGAAAAGTTGGAGATTTCTCCCTCGACCAGAACCCGGACAAAGTTGTCCTCCACCGTCTCCTTGAGCAGGGCGGTGAGACGCGAAACGCTGAGGACGGGCAGTGGCTGCTGCATCGGTATCGGCTCTGGGCTTGGGTTGACGATGGTGCGCGATTGACAGTTCCGGCGGCTTGCCGCAATATAGGCGGGCATGATGAACGCCAAGGAGAGCCGCCCATGACGGGGCCTTATGTAATTACCATTTCAAGTGAAAAAGGCGGGGTCGGCAAAACCACCCTGGCCACCAATCTGGCCATCTATCTCAAGGCCCTGGCCGAAGACTTGCCCGTCACCCTGGTGAGTTTCGACAATCATTTTTCGGTGGACCGCATGTTTCGGATCGGGCGCGCCGCCGCGGCCGGGACGGTCCGTGACCTGCTCGGCGGCACCCCGCCGGAGGATCTGGCGGAACTCGGTCAATACGGCGTCCAGTTCATTCCCAGTTGGCGCGACGTGGAGGAACTGCGCCGTCAGGTGCGTACCGTTGCCGATCTCGGTCTGGTCATGGCGGCTTCGGCCCTCAGCGGGGTATTGATCATCGACACCCGCCCGGACCTCGACATCCTCACCCGCAACGCTCTGTTTGCCGCGGACCGGGTGATCGTCCCGGTCAAGGATGCCCCCTCCCTGGAAAATTGCCGCCACCTGCATGAGTTTTTCGACCGCTGCGGGCTGCCGCGCCGCACCCTGCGTCTGCTGCCCTGCCTCATCGACTCGCGCATCCGCTTCGACGGACCGTTCAAGAACACCAGCGAGTTGCTGCGCGCCTATGCCATCAATCGCGGTTATCGCTGCTTCGAGGGCTTTATTTCCAAAAGTCCCAAGGTTGAATCCCTCAATACCAACCCCGAGGGCCGCATCTATCCGGTTCTGACCTACGGCCGCAACACGGAAGTGCATGGCCAATTCATGGATCTTGCCCGCCAGATCTACACGGACATGGGCAATTCCCCGACTCTGCGCGCCCAGCAAATCGCCTTGGCCGTGGAAAAGCGGCGCAAAACCGAACAGGCCGAACCGGTCGAGACACCACACCTCGCCCCCGGCTCCTGACCCCGATCCTCGCCCTTACCCCCGCCGCAGCAACTGCGAAACAGGCACCACCCGAACTCCCGCGCGGGCGAAGCTCTGTTCCTCAAGCCTGAGAGCCTCAAGAGTTTCCCGATAGGGATGGCAGATGGCGATGGCGCTGCCGTTACGCTGGGCGAACTGGATCAACCGCCGCAGTTCCTGGCGAATCTTGTCCACGTCCTGCACGTTGTCGAGAAAGATGTCGCGCCGCGCGAAGGGCACCGCGAATTCCGTCGCCGCATGGCGCACCACCGAACCGTTGGTGGTGAGACTGTCGACGAAAAACATCTCGCGGCGCGCCATCTCGGCCATCACCACCCGCATGCCCGCGGAGTTCTGGGTAAAGCGCGATCCCATGTGGTTGTTGGCGCCGACAGCATGGGGAATCTGTGCCAGGTGGCCTTGCAGGCGCCGCAGGATTTCCTCGTCGGACAGACCGGTCAACAGCGCGTCGACGCCGGGATTCTTGGCGGGAAAATCCAGGGGCTCCATGGGCACATGGACGATGACCTCACGGCCGCCCTGATACGCCAGTTGGGCGACGCGCGTCGAGTAGGGAAGGTCGGGCAGCACGGCGAAGGTCAAGTCCAGATCCAGCGCGAGCAACGCGCGGGCGGACCACAGATCCTGGCCGAGGTCGTCGACGATGATGGCGACGCGTGCCTCACCCGCGGGCAGGGGCACCACAGGTTGCGGCACGGGAGTGGCCTCCGCGGGAGACTCCGGGGTCGTTGGCTCAGCGAGCGGCGCCTCCTCGACGGGAAGTGCTCGCGGTGGCGGCACGACAGTCGCCCGAGGAAGTGCCGGCGCCGTGGCTTGGGGCGCGACGGCCTCGGGCTGGGGCGCCAGTTGGTCGCTCAGCAGCTTTACCAACGCCATGCTGCCGACCAGAAAGACCAACAGAAAAAGGGCGGCGAGCCAGACCTTGACTTCCCGTGCGCTGGGGGTGGCTTTTTTGGTGGATTTGCGCCGCTTTTGCGCGCGTTTTTTCTTTGCCATGACGAAAAAAGGGGGGATTTCGCATCCCCCCCTCCAGAAAGATGAAACCTGCGGCGCCCTAAGCCGCCTTGAGGTCGAGTTTCTTGAGAAGCTCCCAGCCTTTGAGCAGATCCAGGGCCCGCATCAACTGATAATCCTGGCGGGTCTGCTCGTCGAGGTGGAAGCGCCGCTCGCCGTTTTCGGGCATGACGCCGTCGACGTGCTTGTCCAGATCCTGCTCGCGCGGATGGTCTTCCTCGGCGGCCTCTTTCACATCCATGGGGTGTACCAGGATATCCGGGGTGATTCCCCGGGCCTGAATGGAGGTTCCATGGGGAGTGAAATAAAGGGCCGTGGTCAGGCGCAGCCCCGAGTCGTCACCCAGGGGGACGATGGTCTGCACCGACCCCTTGCCGAAACTCGGGGTACCGAGCACCACGGCGCGCCGGTGATCCTGCAGGGCGCCGGCGACGATTTCCGAGGCGCTGGCGCTGCCGCCGTTGATGAGCACAACAATGGGATAGTCCGGCTCGGTCCCTGATTTGCGCGCGGCAAAGCGCAGTTGGCTGGCCTTGTCGCGCCCCTCGGTGTAGACGATGAGGCCTTCGGAGAGAAAAGCATCCGCCACCTCCACTGCCTGATCGAGCAGTCCGCCGGGATTGTTGCGCAGATCGAGGACCAGCCCGGAGAGCGGGCCTTGATTGTCCTTGCGCAACTGCGCGAGGGCCTTGAGCAGATCGGCGCTGGTGCGCTCCTGGAATTGGGCGACGCGCAGATAGCCGTAGCCGTCCTCGAGGATATGCGCGCGGATGCTGCGCACCTGGATGATCTCCCGCGTGATGGTAAATTCGCGCGGCTTGTCGAAGGCCTCGCGCATGATGGTGATGGTCACCTTGGTCCCGGGCTTGCCGCGCATGAGCTTGACCGCATCCATGATGCTCATGTCCTTGGTGAAACGATCCTCGATCTTGAGAATCTGGTCGCCGGCCTGAAGGCCGATGCGATGGGCGGGGGTATCCTCGATGGGCGCGACGATGGTGAGAATGCCGTCACGCAGGCTGATTTCGATGCCCAGGCCGCCGAATTCACCGCGCGTATCGGTCTTCATTTCCTGGTACATCTCGGGCGGCAGAAAAGCGCTGTGCGGATCCAGGGAAGCCAGCATCCCGTTGATGGCACCGTAGATCAGGTCCTTGAAGGACACCTCCTCGACGTAGCTCTGGCGGATCAGGGCCAGAACGTCGGTAAACAGGTCGAGTTCCTGGTACTCGCTGGTGCGGGCCTCGGCAACGGCCAGACGATAAACCTTGCCGGTCGACGCCAATCCCGTCACGAACAGGGCGGCGATCAGCAGCACGACGATCGACCGTCTGCGAACCTTCATCGTTTCTCCTTTGTCCAAGCGGACTCCCACTCAGGGGGGACCAAGCCAGGCGGTGGGATTTTGCGGGGCCCCGCCCTGGCGAATTTCGAAATAGATGCCGCTGGAGCCGGGCAGACCGGAATAGCCCACGGCATCGCCGCGCTTGACGGCATCCCCGACCCCTTTGAGCAGCCGGGCGTTCTGAGCGTAAAGAGTGTAGTAACTGTCGCCGTGATCGATAATCAGCAGGTTGCCGTAGCCCTTGAACCAATTGGCAAAGACCACGCGACCATCAGCCACCGCGTGAACCGGTCGGTTGCCGGCCACGCCGATCTGAATTCCCTGGCTGTCGAACTGGGTGCCCAGTTCGGGGTGGATCTGCGGGCCGAAACCCAGCACTACCGGCCCCTTGACGGGCCAGGGCAGACGCCCCTTCAAAGAGGCGAAAACACCGTCGCCAGTATACCTTCGGGCCTGCTCCGATTCAAGTTTTTTGACCAGTTGCGCCAGCTCCGCGGCCTGGGTGCGCAGCCCCTCCAACTGCGTCGCAAGGGTCCGCTCCTCCTGGCGCGCGCGGCCCAGTAGCCGGGTTTTGAGGGTGGCGGCTTGTTGCGCCGCGGCGCGGCTGTCCGTGACCCCGGCAAGCACGGCGCGCTGTTCGACCTGCATGGCTTCCAACTGGCGGCGCGCAGCTTCGGCCTGCACCACGCGCCGGCGAAAATCGTCCAGCAGTTCGCGGTCGTGGCCCAGCACCCGGGCCAT
Proteins encoded in this region:
- a CDS encoding ParA family protein: MTGPYVITISSEKGGVGKTTLATNLAIYLKALAEDLPVTLVSFDNHFSVDRMFRIGRAAAAGTVRDLLGGTPPEDLAELGQYGVQFIPSWRDVEELRRQVRTVADLGLVMAASALSGVLIIDTRPDLDILTRNALFAADRVIVPVKDAPSLENCRHLHEFFDRCGLPRRTLRLLPCLIDSRIRFDGPFKNTSELLRAYAINRGYRCFEGFISKSPKVESLNTNPEGRIYPVLTYGRNTEVHGQFMDLARQIYTDMGNSPTLRAQQIALAVEKRRKTEQAEPVETPHLAPGS
- a CDS encoding S41 family peptidase, encoding MKVRRRSIVVLLIAALFVTGLASTGKVYRLAVAEARTSEYQELDLFTDVLALIRQSYVEEVSFKDLIYGAINGMLASLDPHSAFLPPEMYQEMKTDTRGEFGGLGIEISLRDGILTIVAPIEDTPAHRIGLQAGDQILKIEDRFTKDMSIMDAVKLMRGKPGTKVTITIMREAFDKPREFTITREIIQVRSIRAHILEDGYGYLRVAQFQERTSADLLKALAQLRKDNQGPLSGLVLDLRNNPGGLLDQAVEVADAFLSEGLIVYTEGRDKASQLRFAARKSGTEPDYPIVVLINGGSASASEIVAGALQDHRRAVVLGTPSFGKGSVQTIVPLGDDSGLRLTTALYFTPHGTSIQARGITPDILVHPMDVKEAAEEDHPREQDLDKHVDGVMPENGERRFHLDEQTRQDYQLMRALDLLKGWELLKKLDLKAA
- a CDS encoding divergent polysaccharide deacetylase family protein — translated: MAKKKRAQKRRKSTKKATPSAREVKVWLAALFLLVFLVGSMALVKLLSDQLAPQPEAVAPQATAPALPRATVVPPPRALPVEEAPLAEPTTPESPAEATPVPQPVVPLPAGEARVAIIVDDLGQDLWSARALLALDLDLTFAVLPDLPYSTRVAQLAYQGGREVIVHVPMEPLDFPAKNPGVDALLTGLSDEEILRRLQGHLAQIPHAVGANNHMGSRFTQNSAGMRVVMAEMARREMFFVDSLTTNGSVVRHAATEFAVPFARRDIFLDNVQDVDKIRQELRRLIQFAQRNGSAIAICHPYRETLEALRLEEQSFARAGVRVVPVSQLLRRG
- a CDS encoding murein hydrolase activator EnvC family protein, which gives rise to MRLWTYKHWLLLIGLVLLPVGVAGQSLEESRKTLEQIQGRIQSTTRALEERQADARSLAAELKSLETDLERLNRQINDLERRDRDLREQIQGKEREATAAQGRVEELRLQVQRRLVALYKEGESGPMSILFGSRTPARMAEEYDYMARVLGHDRELLDDFRRRVVQAEAARRQLEAMQVEQRAVLAGVTDSRAAAQQAATLKTRLLGRARQEERTLATQLEGLRTQAAELAQLVKKLESEQARRYTGDGVFASLKGRLPWPVKGPVVLGFGPQIHPELGTQFDSQGIQIGVAGNRPVHAVADGRVVFANWFKGYGNLLIIDHGDSYYTLYAQNARLLKGVGDAVKRGDAVGYSGLPGSSGIYFEIRQGGAPQNPTAWLGPP